The segment GGCAACGACTAAGGCAGGAATCGCTTTGCCAATAAAGATTTGCCATGTGGTGAGTGGCGAAACTAACAGTTGGTCGAGTGTCCCTTGCTCACGTTCCCTTGCAATAGACAACGAGGTGACGATAAGTACCCCAATCGTTGTAATCAATGCGACTAATGACGGCACAATAAACCATTTATAATCCAAGTTTGGGTTGTACCAGTTGCGGACAATCAACTCACTGTTATTGGGCTGCGCTTGGGTTTGAGTGAGTTCCTGCTGATACTGCATGACAATTTGTTCGATATAGTTAGCCGCTATTTGGGAGCTATTCGAGTTTCGCCCATCCAGCAGCAACATCATATTCGCCGTATGATGGCTAGCGATATCGGCACTGAAATTTTGATTAAAGCGGACGACTAACAAGGCGTTACGGTTATCTAATGTCTCTCGAATCTCAGGTTCATTTTTCAGTAACAGCACATGGGAAAATGCGCTGGCTTTCGCTAAGCGTTGAGTGAGTTCAATGGAATGCTCACCATTATCTTGGTCAAAAATGGCAATGGTGGTGTTAGTGACTTCTAAAGTCGCCGCCAGTGGGAAGAGGATCATTTGGAAAATGACGGGCATGATCAAAATAATTCGCGTCTGTTTTTCCTGCAATAGTGATTGCAACTCTTTCATAATTAAGGTGTAAAGACGATAAAACATATTTCACCTCAATCCAAACGGCGACGCGTTTTCAGCGCCGTTAAGCCAATGAATAATATCGCTGAAGCAATCAGCAATAAGAAATCGGTGAGTAACACCAAATAGATATCTCCCGCTAAAAATAAGGTTTGTAAGCTGCTGACAAAGTAGCGAGCGGGAATGAAGTAAGTCACTACTTGAATAAATACAGGCATACTATCAATTTCAAAAATAAACCCTGAAAGCATAATCGCTGGCAAAAAGGCTGCATTTAGCGCCACCATTGCCGCATTGAACTGATTGCGGGTAATGGTTGAAATCAGTAATCCCATCCCTAATGCGGTGGCTAAATAGAGGCTGGTTATCACAAATAAAATCAATAAAGAGCCTCGATAAGGAATATCGAGCACGAATGTCGTCACCAACATACAGAGCACCATGACGAACGACCCAAGAATTTGATAGGGCAATAATTTGGAAAGTAGTAATTCAGTACGAGTTATTTGGGTGGAAAGTAGAGCTTCCATGGTGCCTCGTTCCCATTCTCGAGCTATCACCAGCGAGGTCAAAATCGCGCCCACAACGGTCATAATGATGCTAATGGCGCCGGGAATAATAAAATGTTGGCTGAGTGCCGCTTCGTTAAACCAATAGCGCATATTGAGTTCGATAAGCGGGTCGGTGGGATAACCTTGGTTTTCACCTTGTTGGATAAGCCATGTATGCCAAACTCCTTTGGTGTAGGCTTGCACAAAATTGGCGGTATTGGGTTCACTTCCATCGGTGATCACTTGGAGCGCCGCATGTCCATCAGGGCGAGAAAGTTGCTCAGCAAAATTGACGGGGATCACCACAATGCCGCGAATTTCTCCCGCTTGCATTTTATTAATCAATAAATTGCGATTATCGCTAATGGTGGCATCAATAAAGGGGGAACCGGTAAACGTATCGACCAATTCACGAGCCGGTTGGCTTTGTTGATCCATTAGGATACCGACCCGTAATTTACTGGAGTCCAGATTGATCCCATAACCGAAAATAAACAGCAGCATCAGAGGAATAACAATGGCAATTAAGGCGCTGCTAGGGTCGCGAATTATTTGCTTACTTTCTTTCCAGCAGAGGGCTTTAAGTCTGCGCCATGAAAAACCAGAGGCGGTTGTCTTCATTGTGCCTCCCGCTGTTTATCGTAGTTGAAAATTAATTCAATAAAGGCATCTTCCATCGATGGGTTTGGATTTTCTGTGCTGGAGACCTGTTTTTTAAGCTCATCTGGAGTGCCTGCAGCAATAATTTTTCCGTGGTAAACCAACCCGATACGATCGCAATATTCAGCTTCATCCATAAAGTGGGTAGTAACCATAACGGTGACCCCCTTGTCTACCATGCCATTAATATGTAGCCAAAATTCTCGCCGAGTTAGTGGGTCAACCCCTGAAGTGGGTTCATCCAAAAACAGGATATCCGGTTCATGCATCAGTGAGCAGGCGAGGGCAAGGCGCTGCTTATAACCCAGCGGGAGTGAGTCAGTAATCTGGCTGATAATGGGCGTAAAATTAAACGCGTTAATCATCTCCTGCATTTTGGTAGCTTGCTGTTTATGATGCAAACCGTATACGCCGGAGAAAAATTTTAAGTTTTGCCCAACTTTGAGGTTGCCATAGAGGGAGAATTTTTGTGCCATATACCCAAGGTGCTGGCGGGCTTTGTTTGAACTGGTTTTTAAATCCATACCAAGCACCAGAGCTTGTCCATCCGTGGGTTTCATTAATCCACACATCATTTTAAAGGTAGTGGATTTGCCTGCACCGTTAGGCCCTAATAATCCAAAAATTTCACCCCGTTTTACTTGAAAGTTGACGGTATCCGTCGCAGCAAAATCCCCAAATTTTTTGGTCAGATTGCGGGCTTCAATGACGGTTTCATTGGGGGCGGGGGGAATTTGTGGCACGATAGCGGCGAGTTCAGAACGATGGGATGGCCCACCACCTAAAAGGTCAATAAACGCATCTTCAAAGCGCGGCTGGGCTTCAATCAGCGTTTGGTTTCCCATATTTAAGGCATTAAGTAAATTCTCTTGGGATGCGTGAGGCTTTAAAATTAAGCGAATATAGCGACCTTGGATCACGCCATCAGTGGTTTCAGGTAACACTAAGGCATTTTGCAGAATGGTACGTTTTTGCGTTGCGGGAACATCGAGTAAAAATGAGCGTCCCGCCATCTTTTGGGTGAGGTGCTCGGGTTTTCCGCTGTACAGTAACTTGCCTTCATTGAGTAGCAGCACCTCTTTGCACTGCTCAGCCTCATCCAGATACGATGTGCTCCAGAGGATCAACATTCCATCGTCAGCAAGGGTGTGTACCATTTGCCATAGTTCTCGTCTGGCAATAGGATCCACGCCGACACCCGGCTCATCCAGCAGTAAAACTTTCGGTTTACCTAATAGGGTGCAGGCGAGCCCCAATTTCTGTTTCATTCCCCCAGAAAGCTTACCGGCAAGGCGAGCGGTAAAGGGGGCTAGGCTAGTAAAGGCGAGTAATTGTTTATAGGTTTGTTGGCGCTCTACACCAATAACGCCGCGCAGATCGGCATATAAATCAAGGTTTTCTTGAACCGTTAAATCTTCATATAGGCCGAATTTTTGCGGCATATAACCGAGGTTTGCCCGCACTTCGATACTGTCTTTAATTGGGTCTAATCCCATTAAGCGGATTTGCCCTGAATCGGGTTTGAGTAGCCCAGCCAGCATGCGCATCAGCGTCGTTTTCCCTGCACCATCGGGACCGACTAGCCCCGTCACGGAGCCGCCGTGAATTTCGGTAGTTAGGCTTTCAACCGCAGGGTTATCCAGTCCAATAAAGCGTTTTTCGACGCTGTTTAACGAAATAACGCTGTTTAATGAGTGAGTATCTTGCTGAGCCATAATGCGCCCTATTGCTGAGGTGCCGCAAACTGAACGGTGACGGGCATTCCTTGACGCAGCTTATCATTAGGATCATCGACAATAATTCGTAATCGATAGACTAAGTCGGTGCGTAAATCCGGTGTTTGTACACTTTTAGGGGTAAATTCGGCAGTGGGGGAGACAAAACCAATCGTGCCATGATAAGGGGTATTGGGCTGGCTATCCGTAAAGAGTAAGACTTTACTTCCGGGAACTGCATCACCTAAGTGAGCCTCACTCACATAGGCACGTACCCAAACAGGGTGAGTTAATGTCACACTAAAAACGGTATTGCCCGCACCAATGATGGTGCCAGGTTCGATGGCACGAGTCAGGATTGTACCGTCAGATGGGGCGATAAGCTGTGTGTCTGAGAGGTCAAGCTCCGCTTGAGCAACGGCGGCTTCTGCTTGTAGCCATTCCCCTCGGGCTGCTGCTATCTCTTCTTGGCGAAATCCGCTCTGATATTGATTTAGTTTATCTTGGGACGCTTTTAGCGCCGCAAGAGTTTGATTGCGATTGTTTTTGGCATTATCTAAATCATTGGCAGAAATCAGTTTTTGAGCGGCTAAGCCTTGCTGACGTTTATAAAAGTTATCTGCATATTGCCAAGCAGCTTGGTGCTGAGCCACTTCAGATTCGACTTGCGCAATTTCTTGTGTTCGGTAGCCTTTTTCTTTGAGGGCTAACTGGGCTTTGGCGCTATCACGCAATCCTTTGGCTTTATTTAATGCGTTGATGTAAGGCGCATCATCCAATTTCCCGAGTAATTGTCCCGCAGTGACTTTCGCCCCTTCATCAACATCTAAAGAGGCGAGTTTACCATTGACTCGAAAACTAAGGTTAACGGTGCGCACATCCACATTCCCGTATAAGGCGAATGTTTTATCTTTAAGTGACTGATAATAGTAGCCCCCTGCAATGGCGGCAATCAGCATGATAATCAGTAAAATAACCAGTGCACGGCGTTTTGTGTTCATAGCTAACCTTAGTGACGGATAAAAACATTACTCAGGATTATGATTCAATTTTATCCATATATCATATCACTTTTCTGCTAGTTGGCGATGACGTAACCCCAATAATAAAATGTCGATATGCTCAATAAGAACCTGATTAATAATTTTAAATTCGTTTTCGTTGATGTGTTTCCAACCTGTTTGCCTGAGTAATGTTTCTCGCGCAATACGGAAAGAGAGGGTTTCCCCCAAAATGGCATGCGTGTGGATCAAGGTCGCTAGATTATTGGGATCCGCGCCAATATAGATGGAAATTAAGCGATTAAGCCGTGAGTGAATAGGTCCTAACGCTTGTTCGTGGATCAATCCGTATGCTTCAGTTGGGTTCAGTTGTTCGCGAGCTAGAATGCGTGAAAAGCTTAAGTTTTCTTTTTTAAGTTGAAAAAAATTGTACGAAATAATGGTTTCTTTGAATAATTCGAGCGCTTCTTCAGAATTTTGTAACTCTGCAGGTTGATTAATAAAGTTATCTATTTGAGTGATACTCTCAGCGAAACTCTCTTTGATATTGTTAGCAATTTGCTGAGCAACGGCGAGATATAAACCTTCTTTAGATCCAAAATAATAAGAAATGGCTGCGATGTTTTGCCCTGAGGCTTGGGCAATTTGGCGGGTGGTAGCCCCGTCGATGCCTTGTTCTCCATAAACATCGGCAGCGGCGAGAAGAAGTTGGAGTTTGGCGCTCTCTCCGCGTAATGTTGGCGACGAATTTGTGTTCATAAACATTCCTTTTGATTCAGAATTAAATAATTTTTAGCATGCTCTTAGTTGGCATTTATTCATTGTGCAGGATGAAAACGGATGTATCTTTAGTTTTGTGTACGTATATATACTATATAAAACAGATTTTGTATTAGTTTATTCATCAATCTAAATTAATATATTTATCACGGTCAAATGATGGTAGAATTTTTGCGTGTCGCATGGCAGTTTGCGCTTTTCTTCTATTGAATATCGAATCTTCCCCCCTAGAGCTGCCCAGTAAATTGAAGCGGTGGAGCCCGGAGTAATTAATTTGACTAGTTTTTCTGACCTCGCGTTAAACGAGGAAATCTTGCGTGCCATTAATGAATTAGGCTATGAAAGCCCTACGCCTATTCAACAACAAGCTATTCCTGCTGTTTTAGCGGGCAAAGACCTATTAGCCAGCGCTCAAACAGGTACGGGTAAAACTGCTGGTTTTACTTTACCTATTTTGCAAAAGCTGGTGGACAATCCACGCGGTAATAACCGTCGCCCTATTCGCGCATTGATTTTAACCCCGACCCGTGAACTTGCGGCTCAAGTGGCTGAAAATGTAAAAGAATATAGCCGTCATTTGAGAATTCGTTCATTTGTTGTGTTTGGTGGTGTCAGTATTAACCCGCAGATGATGAAATTGCGCGGCGGTGTGGATGTGTTGATCGCAACACCCGGTCGTTTACTGGACTTGGAACATCAAAACGCGGTGGATTTATCACAGGTTGAAGTTTTCGTCTTGGATGAAGCTGACCGAATGTTAGATATGGGCTTTATTCACGATATTCGCCGTGTAATCACGAAATTACCTAAAAAGCGCCAAAATCTCCTGTTCTCAGCGACGTTCTCCGATGAGATCAAACAGTTGGCGAGCAAGTTATTGAACAATCCGGTTTCCATTGAAGTGGCTCCACGTAACTCAGCGTCTGAGCAAGTGACGCAATATGTTCATTTAGTGGATAAAAAACGTAAAGCCGAATTGCTGTCGTTTATGATTGGCCGTGAAAACTGGCAGCAAGTGCTAGTATTTACACGCACTAAGCATGGCGCTAACCGCTTAGCTGAGCATTTAAATAAAGATGGCGTAAAAGCAGCGGCGATTCATGGCAATAAGAGCCAAGGTGCGCGTACCCGTGCTTTAGCTGATTTTAAATCAGGGGATATCCGCGTTTTAGTCGCAACAGATATCGCGGCTCGTGGCTTAGATATCGAACAACTGCCTTACGTAGTTAACTTTGAGCTACCGAATGTGGCAGAAGATTACGTTCATCGTATTGGTCGTACTGGCCGCGCAGAAGCCACGGGTATGGCGGTGTCTTTAGTGTGTATCGATGAAGCGAAACTGCTTAAAGATATCGAGAAATTATTGAAGAAATCCATCCCACAGATGGAGATCGAGGGCTACGAGCCAGACCCATCAATCAAAGCTGAGCCGATCCAAAAGCCTTCTCAGCGTAATGATCGTCGTGGTTCTGATAGCCGCCGTGGGTCTGATAACCGTCGTGGTTCGGATAATCGCCGTAGCTCTGAGGATAGCCGCGGTGAGCGCAGCAATCATTCAGGTCATAACAGTAATAAAGGCCCAAGCCGTCCTCGTCGCCAAAATGCAAATTCCGAGAAAGGTCAATCTGAATCGACTTCAGGTTCACCGTGGAAAAATGCACAGAAGCGCGTTAGACAAGGGCGTAATGATAGCTAATGCGTGTACTACTCGCCCCGATGGAAGGGGTACTCGATTCTCTGGTTCGCCGATTATTGAGTGAGGTGAACGACTACGACTTGTGCATTACTGAGTTTGTGCGAGTTGTCGATACCTTGTTGCCGGCAAAAACGTTTTATCGGTTATGTCCGGAATTGCAACAGGGTAGCCGAACGCCATCGGGAACATTAGTGCGAGTGCAGCTATTAGG is part of the Providencia zhijiangensis genome and harbors:
- a CDS encoding ABC transporter permease, whose translation is MFYRLYTLIMKELQSLLQEKQTRIILIMPVIFQMILFPLAATLEVTNTTIAIFDQDNGEHSIELTQRLAKASAFSHVLLLKNEPEIRETLDNRNALLVVRFNQNFSADIASHHTANMMLLLDGRNSNSSQIAANYIEQIVMQYQQELTQTQAQPNNSELIVRNWYNPNLDYKWFIVPSLVALITTIGVLIVTSLSIAREREQGTLDQLLVSPLTTWQIFIGKAIPALVVATTQATLVLVIGIFCYKIPFAGSLLLFYGTMIFYGLSLVGFGLLISALCSTQQQAFIGVFVFMMPAVLLSGYISPVENMPVWLQDITWVNPIRHFTDITKQIYLKDADFSVVFHSLWPLLIIFLITSSLAYYLFRKKIA
- a CDS encoding ABC transporter permease, whose protein sequence is MKTTASGFSWRRLKALCWKESKQIIRDPSSALIAIVIPLMLLFIFGYGINLDSSKLRVGILMDQQSQPARELVDTFTGSPFIDATISDNRNLLINKMQAGEIRGIVVIPVNFAEQLSRPDGHAALQVITDGSEPNTANFVQAYTKGVWHTWLIQQGENQGYPTDPLIELNMRYWFNEAALSQHFIIPGAISIIMTVVGAILTSLVIAREWERGTMEALLSTQITRTELLLSKLLPYQILGSFVMVLCMLVTTFVLDIPYRGSLLILFVITSLYLATALGMGLLISTITRNQFNAAMVALNAAFLPAIMLSGFIFEIDSMPVFIQVVTYFIPARYFVSSLQTLFLAGDIYLVLLTDFLLLIASAILFIGLTALKTRRRLD
- a CDS encoding ATP-binding cassette domain-containing protein, producing MAQQDTHSLNSVISLNSVEKRFIGLDNPAVESLTTEIHGGSVTGLVGPDGAGKTTLMRMLAGLLKPDSGQIRLMGLDPIKDSIEVRANLGYMPQKFGLYEDLTVQENLDLYADLRGVIGVERQQTYKQLLAFTSLAPFTARLAGKLSGGMKQKLGLACTLLGKPKVLLLDEPGVGVDPIARRELWQMVHTLADDGMLILWSTSYLDEAEQCKEVLLLNEGKLLYSGKPEHLTQKMAGRSFLLDVPATQKRTILQNALVLPETTDGVIQGRYIRLILKPHASQENLLNALNMGNQTLIEAQPRFEDAFIDLLGGGPSHRSELAAIVPQIPPAPNETVIEARNLTKKFGDFAATDTVNFQVKRGEIFGLLGPNGAGKSTTFKMMCGLMKPTDGQALVLGMDLKTSSNKARQHLGYMAQKFSLYGNLKVGQNLKFFSGVYGLHHKQQATKMQEMINAFNFTPIISQITDSLPLGYKQRLALACSLMHEPDILFLDEPTSGVDPLTRREFWLHINGMVDKGVTVMVTTHFMDEAEYCDRIGLVYHGKIIAAGTPDELKKQVSSTENPNPSMEDAFIELIFNYDKQREAQ
- the hlyD gene encoding secretion protein HlyD yields the protein MNTKRRALVILLIIMLIAAIAGGYYYQSLKDKTFALYGNVDVRTVNLSFRVNGKLASLDVDEGAKVTAGQLLGKLDDAPYINALNKAKGLRDSAKAQLALKEKGYRTQEIAQVESEVAQHQAAWQYADNFYKRQQGLAAQKLISANDLDNAKNNRNQTLAALKASQDKLNQYQSGFRQEEIAAARGEWLQAEAAVAQAELDLSDTQLIAPSDGTILTRAIEPGTIIGAGNTVFSVTLTHPVWVRAYVSEAHLGDAVPGSKVLLFTDSQPNTPYHGTIGFVSPTAEFTPKSVQTPDLRTDLVYRLRIIVDDPNDKLRQGMPVTVQFAAPQQ
- the cecR gene encoding transcriptional regulator CecR translates to MFMNTNSSPTLRGESAKLQLLLAAADVYGEQGIDGATTRQIAQASGQNIAAISYYFGSKEGLYLAVAQQIANNIKESFAESITQIDNFINQPAELQNSEEALELFKETIISYNFFQLKKENLSFSRILAREQLNPTEAYGLIHEQALGPIHSRLNRLISIYIGADPNNLATLIHTHAILGETLSFRIARETLLRQTGWKHINENEFKIINQVLIEHIDILLLGLRHRQLAEK
- the rhlE gene encoding ATP-dependent RNA helicase RhlE, giving the protein MTSFSDLALNEEILRAINELGYESPTPIQQQAIPAVLAGKDLLASAQTGTGKTAGFTLPILQKLVDNPRGNNRRPIRALILTPTRELAAQVAENVKEYSRHLRIRSFVVFGGVSINPQMMKLRGGVDVLIATPGRLLDLEHQNAVDLSQVEVFVLDEADRMLDMGFIHDIRRVITKLPKKRQNLLFSATFSDEIKQLASKLLNNPVSIEVAPRNSASEQVTQYVHLVDKKRKAELLSFMIGRENWQQVLVFTRTKHGANRLAEHLNKDGVKAAAIHGNKSQGARTRALADFKSGDIRVLVATDIAARGLDIEQLPYVVNFELPNVAEDYVHRIGRTGRAEATGMAVSLVCIDEAKLLKDIEKLLKKSIPQMEIEGYEPDPSIKAEPIQKPSQRNDRRGSDSRRGSDNRRGSDNRRSSEDSRGERSNHSGHNSNKGPSRPRRQNANSEKGQSESTSGSPWKNAQKRVRQGRNDS